The proteins below are encoded in one region of Streptomyces cyanogenus:
- a CDS encoding PAC2 family protein: MLDPQGLYAWEPKGLAVVDMALAQESAGLVMLYHFDGYIDAGETGDQIVDRLLDSLPHQVVARFDHDRLVDYRARRPLLTFKRDRWTGYEVPAIEVRLVQDTTGAPFLLLSGPEPDVEWERFAAAVRQIVERLGVRLSVNFHGIPMGVPHTRPVGLTPHGNRSELVPGHRSPFEEAQVPGSAESLIEYRLMEAGHDVLGLAAHVPHYIARSVYPDAALTVLEAITAATGLVLPGVAHSLRTDAHRTQTEIDRQIQEGDEELTSLVQGLEHQYDAAAGAETRGNMLAEPVEIPSADEIGREFERFLAEREGDN, translated from the coding sequence GACATGGCGCTCGCCCAGGAGTCGGCCGGCCTTGTCATGCTCTACCACTTCGACGGATACATCGACGCGGGTGAGACCGGCGACCAGATCGTCGACCGGCTGCTCGACTCACTGCCCCACCAGGTCGTGGCCCGGTTCGACCACGACCGGCTCGTGGACTACCGGGCCCGGCGGCCCCTGCTGACCTTCAAGCGGGACCGCTGGACCGGGTACGAGGTCCCGGCCATCGAGGTCCGCCTCGTCCAGGACACCACCGGTGCCCCCTTCCTGCTGCTGTCCGGTCCCGAACCGGACGTGGAGTGGGAGCGGTTCGCGGCCGCCGTACGCCAGATAGTGGAGCGGCTCGGCGTGCGCCTGTCCGTGAACTTCCACGGCATCCCCATGGGCGTCCCGCACACCCGCCCGGTGGGCCTGACCCCGCACGGCAACCGCAGCGAACTCGTCCCCGGCCACCGCAGCCCCTTCGAGGAGGCCCAGGTTCCCGGCAGCGCCGAGTCGCTCATCGAGTACCGCCTCATGGAGGCCGGACACGACGTCCTGGGCCTCGCCGCCCACGTCCCGCACTACATCGCCCGCTCCGTGTACCCGGACGCCGCCCTCACCGTCCTGGAGGCCATCACGGCCGCCACCGGCCTGGTGCTGCCCGGCGTCGCCCACTCCCTGCGGACGGACGCCCACCGCACGCAGACCGAGATCGACCGGCAGATCCAGGAGGGCGACGAGGAACTGACCTCGCTCGTCCAGGGCCTGGAGCACCAGTACGACGCCGCGGCCGGCGCCGAGACACGGGGCAACATGCTCGCCGAGCCCGTGGAGATCCCGTCGGCCGACGAGATCGGACGCGAGTTCGAGCGCTTCCTGGCGGAACGCGAGGGCGACAACTGA